A DNA window from Streptomyces sp. B21-083 contains the following coding sequences:
- a CDS encoding alkene reductase — MLNALWNPTVAGEIPLPHRLAMAPLTRSRATPDGVPTELNAEYYAQRASHALIITEGTQPSADGQGYPVTPGIYTDDHIAGWRKVTDAVHKADGRIVIQLMHAGRIAHPDNTPHHRQPVAPSAIKPAGQTFTPTGLQEMPVPRELTTEEVTATVDDFRRAAAAAIAAGADGVEIHGANGYLVNQFLFPSTNQRTDQYGGSLDNRIRFAVEVATAVADEIGAGRTGIRISPGNPFQINDLVESDPQELYPHLLHALAPLNLAYLHIGHGGDDELLHTLRKVWPTTLILNRAGTDIPTRAKDIENGLADIVTVGTMALANPDLVERVRTGAPLNTPDPDTFYGGGATGYTDYPTHNA, encoded by the coding sequence ATGCTCAACGCCCTGTGGAACCCGACCGTCGCCGGAGAGATTCCCCTTCCGCACCGACTGGCCATGGCCCCCCTGACCCGCAGCCGGGCCACCCCGGACGGTGTACCGACCGAGCTGAACGCCGAGTACTACGCCCAGCGCGCCTCGCACGCCCTCATCATCACCGAGGGTACCCAGCCCTCCGCCGACGGCCAGGGCTACCCGGTGACCCCCGGCATCTACACGGACGACCACATCGCCGGCTGGCGCAAGGTCACCGACGCCGTACACAAGGCCGACGGGCGCATCGTCATCCAGCTGATGCACGCCGGACGCATCGCCCACCCGGACAACACACCCCACCACCGGCAGCCCGTGGCACCTTCCGCGATCAAGCCGGCGGGTCAGACATTCACCCCGACCGGCCTCCAGGAGATGCCGGTGCCCCGCGAACTGACCACCGAGGAGGTCACCGCGACGGTCGACGACTTCCGTCGCGCCGCCGCTGCCGCCATCGCCGCCGGGGCCGACGGCGTGGAGATCCACGGAGCCAACGGCTACCTGGTGAACCAGTTCCTCTTCCCCAGCACCAACCAGCGCACCGACCAGTACGGGGGCTCCCTCGACAACCGCATCCGCTTCGCGGTCGAGGTCGCCACCGCCGTGGCCGACGAGATCGGCGCCGGACGCACCGGTATCCGCATCTCCCCCGGTAACCCGTTCCAGATCAACGACCTCGTGGAGAGCGACCCCCAGGAGCTCTACCCGCACCTCCTGCACGCCCTGGCGCCCCTCAACCTCGCCTACCTGCACATAGGTCACGGAGGCGACGACGAACTCCTGCACACCCTGCGCAAGGTGTGGCCTACCACCCTGATCCTCAACCGGGCCGGCACCGACATCCCCACCCGCGCCAAGGACATCGAGAACGGACTGGCCGACATCGTCACCGTCGGCACCATGGCCCTCGCCAACCCCGACCTCGTCGAGCGCGTACGCACGGGCGCACCCCTCAACACCCCCGACCCCGACACGTTCTACGGCGGCGGCGCGACCGGCTACACCGACTACCCCACCCACAACGCCTGA
- a CDS encoding oxygenase MpaB family protein, translating into MMWVAGVRALYFQALHPRAVRGVIQNSDFGKEAWGRLMRTAGFVGTTTYGTTDAAEKAGARVRKIHSMLSAVDPDTGERYGVDEPELLLWVHCAEIDSYLHILRRSGYPITDAHADRYIREHLVSARLVGLDLDVVPANQAQLRAYFEKIRPELAVGADAREVDDFLLRPPTHPLLVPAREVLWRSVSRLAYASLPPYAHELYGRAAAEPAVVTRRLRVTGTLLRRVPARLRWQLPPKHILRAMARLGPGSRPAPYKLGR; encoded by the coding sequence ATGATGTGGGTCGCCGGAGTTCGCGCGCTCTACTTCCAGGCACTCCACCCGCGTGCGGTGCGCGGGGTCATCCAGAACTCGGACTTCGGGAAGGAAGCCTGGGGCCGGCTGATGCGCACCGCGGGCTTCGTCGGCACGACGACCTACGGCACCACGGACGCGGCCGAGAAGGCGGGCGCCCGGGTCCGGAAGATCCACAGCATGCTGTCCGCCGTCGACCCGGACACGGGGGAGCGGTACGGCGTCGACGAACCCGAACTGCTGCTGTGGGTGCACTGCGCCGAGATCGACTCCTATCTGCACATCCTGCGCCGCTCCGGTTACCCGATCACCGACGCCCACGCCGACCGGTACATCCGAGAACACCTGGTCAGCGCCCGTCTGGTGGGCCTCGACCTCGACGTCGTACCGGCGAACCAGGCCCAGCTGCGTGCCTACTTCGAGAAGATCCGGCCCGAACTGGCCGTCGGGGCCGACGCGCGCGAAGTGGACGACTTTCTCCTCCGTCCGCCGACGCACCCGCTGCTCGTTCCGGCGCGTGAGGTGCTGTGGCGGAGCGTGTCGCGGCTGGCGTACGCCTCTCTGCCGCCGTACGCCCACGAGTTGTACGGCCGCGCCGCAGCCGAACCGGCCGTCGTCACCCGGCGGTTGCGTGTCACCGGCACCCTGTTGCGACGCGTTCCCGCACGTCTTCGCTGGCAGCTCCCGCCCAAACACATTCTGCGGGCCATGGCACGGCTCGGCCCCGGCTCGCGCCCCGCGCCGTACAAACTCGGACGATAG